A region from the Populus trichocarpa isolate Nisqually-1 chromosome 18, P.trichocarpa_v4.1, whole genome shotgun sequence genome encodes:
- the LOC112325061 gene encoding DNA (cytosine-5)-methyltransferase 1 isoform X2: MGSSSILDTTTNDPVDNTISSSSSGMRKNKKGKQKSSVSNVKKEVPEKNTKGKKRNSPDTNKEEPTGGDGSLKRPKRAAACKDFKEKSVRLHEEKSYVVESKKEQVVDEEILAVRLTQGQEEGRPNRRLIDFVVHDANGNPQPLEMVEVDDMFISGIIMPHEESLDKEKEVHVRCDGFGRIEAWDISGYEDGSPVIWLSTEVADYDCIKPAGGYKKFFDHFFQKALACVEVYKKLSRFSGGNPEFTLDELLAGVVRAMSGNKCFSGAVSIKNFLISQGEFIYHQIIGLDETSTKNDKKFADLPVLVALRDESRNHGNVLIAKAANSGGNLVIGPESVDGAVVNQSNQSSTTVEEDEDAKLARLLQDEEYWQSNMRQKKSRGSVSASNTIYIKINEDEIANDYPLPAFYKHSNEETDEYIAVASDDVIDHPDDLPRRMLHNWSLYNSDSRLISLELLPMKPCEDIDVTIFGSGSMTEDDGSGFCLDDGPDQSSSRGLEAQDDMGLPIFLSAIKEWMIEFGSSMIFISLRTDMAWYRLGKPSKQYASWYKPVLKTVKLARTIITLLKEQSRVSRLSFADVIRKVSEFKKDHHAYISSDLAAVERYVVVHGQIILQLFAEFPDQKIKKCAFVVGLTRMMEERHHTKWVVNKKAIVQKCHSNLNPRAAMDTVASGASKRKLMQATTTRLINRIWGEYYSNYSPEDLKEGNDCDVKEEDELEEQDENEDDDKEVVVEKTLKPYSVFEHCKSHTSQKEVRWDGNPVRKISSGEDIYKQAIVCGQVIVVGAAVLVEVDEPDELPAIYFVEYMFETRNGSKMFHGRMMKWGSETVLGNTANDREVFLTNECMNYKLQDVKQTIILEVRKRPWGHHHRKDNANADRIDREKAEERKKKGLPLEYYCKSLYWPERGAFFTLPFDTMGLGSGVCHSCNLKISEEDKNISKVNSSQTGFSYKGTEYSVHDFVYVSPHQFAVESGETETFKGGRNVGLKPYAVCQLLEVVPMETKQSETRSTEVKVQRFFRPDDISPEKAYCSDIREIYYSEETHLLSVEVIEGKCEVRKKIDIPTCSAPAIFDHTFFCEHMYDPSNGSLKQLPAHIKSKFSAVSKDGDVASRKRKGKSKEGENDTEDDKQLEASPEYRLATLDIFAGCGGLSEGLQQAGVSTTKWAIEYEEPAGEAFKLNHAESLMFINNCNVILRAVMERCGDADDCISTSEAAKMASSLDAKVIDGLPLPGQVDFINGGPPCQGFSGMNRFNQSTWSKVQCEMILAFLSFADYFRPKYFLLENVRNFVSFNKGQTFRLTIASLLQMGYQVRFGILEAGAYGVSQSRKRAFIWAASPEEILPEWPEPMHVFAAPELKITLSEKSQYAAVRSTAYGAPFRAITVRDTIGDLPDVANGASKTNLEYGNDPISWFQKKIRGDMVVLTDHISKEMNELNLIRCKNIPKRPGADWRDLPDEKVKLSTGQMVDLIPWCLPNTAKRHNQWKGLFGRLDWEGNFPTSITDPQPMGKVGMCFHPEQDRILTVRECARSQGFPDNYQFFGNIQHKHRQIGNAVPPPLAYALGRKLKEALDSKRQK; the protein is encoded by the exons atgggaTCTTCATCAATATTGGATACAACAACAAATGATCCAGTTGATAATactatttcttcttcatcatctg GTATGAGGAAGAACaaaaaagggaaacaaaaaTCTTCAGTGTCTAATGTAAAGAAAGAAGTGccagaaaaaaacacaaaagggaAGAAGAGAAATTCCCCTGATACCAACAAGGAAGAGCCTACTGGTGGCGATGGTTCACTAAAAAGGCCTAAGAGAGCTGCTGCATGCAAAGATTTCAAGGAGAAATCTGTACGATTGCATGAAGAGAAGTCTTATGTTgttgaatcaaagaaagaacaaGTTGTCGATGAAGAAATTCTAGCTGTTCGTTTGACTCAAGGGCAAGAAGAGGGTCGCCCAAACAGgagattgattgattttgttgTGCATGATGCAAATGGCAACCCACAGCCCTTGGAGATGGTTGAAGTTGATGATATGTTTATCTCTGGCATTATAATGCCTCACGAGGAAAGCCTTGACAAGGAAAAAGAAGTGCATGTTAGGTGTGATGGCTTTGGAAGGATAGAAGCATGGGATATCTCTGGTTATGAAGATGGATCCCCAGTCATTTGGCTTAGTACTGAAGTGGCAGATTATGACTGCATTAAGCCTGCTGGTGGCTACAAGAAGTTCTTTGATCATTTCTTCCAGAAGGCACTTGCTTGTGTTGAAGTCTACAAAAAACTCTCAAGATTCTCTGGAGGAAACCCTGAATTCACCCTTGATGAGTTGCTTGCTGGGGTTGTGCGAGCAATGAGTGGAAATAAGTGTTTCTCTGGTGCAGTATCCATCAAGAATTTCCTCATTTCTCAGGGTGAATTTATTTATCACCAAATAATTGGTTTGGATGAGACTTCCACAAAGAATGATAAGAAATTTGCAGACTTGCCTGTTCTTGTAGCCTTGAGAGATGAAAGTCGCAATCATGGAAATGTTCTGATAGCAAAAGCAGCAAATTCTGGTGGGAACTTGGTGATTGGTCCAGAATCTGTGGATGGTGCTGTTGTGAATCAGTCTAACCAATCCAGTACCACAGTTGAGGAAGACGAGGATGCAAAGTTAGCAAGATTATTGCAGGATGAAGAGTATTGGCAGTCTAATATGAGGCAGAAGAAAAGTCGTGGTTCAGTTTCTGCATCCAACACAATCTACatcaaaattaatgaagatGAGATTGCAAATGACTACCCTCTCCCCGCGTTTTACAAACACTCTAATGAAGAAACCGATGAGTATATAGCTGTTGCAAGTGATGATGTAATTGACCACCCTGATGATCTCCCTAGAAGAATGCTTCATAACTGGTCACTTTATAACTCAGACTCAAGGTTGATTTCTTTGGAGCTTCTTCCAATGAAACCTTGTGAAGACATTGATGTCACCATCTTTGGATCAGGAAGTATGACTGAAGATGACGGAAGCGGATTCTGTCTTGATGATGGTCCTGATCAGTCTTCTTCAAGGGGTTTGGAGGCTCAGGATGACATGGGTTTGCCGATATTTTTGAGTGCGATAAAGGAGTGGATGATTGAGTTTGGatcatcaatgatttttatatcattacgCACGGACATGGCCTG GTATAGACTTGGAAAGCCATCAAAACAATATGCTTCCTGGTATAAGCCAGTCCTAAAAACAGTTAAGCTTGCAAGAACCATCATTACATTGTTGAAGGAGCAAAGTCGAGTATCACGGCTTTCTTTTGCAGATGTAATCCGGAAAGTGTCTGAGTTCAAGAAGGATCATCATGCTTATATTTCTTCTGATCTAGCAGCTGTTGAGAGGTACGTGGTAGTGCATGGACAGATAATACTACAGCTTTTTGCTGAGTTTCCAGATCAGAAGATCAAGAAATGTGCTTTTGTGGTCGGTTTGACTCGTATGATGGAGGAGAGGCACCATACTAAATGGGTAGTGAACAAAAAAGCAATTGTGCAAAAGTGTCATTCCAATTTGAATCCTCGGGCTGCAATGGATACTGTTGCTTCTGGAGCGTCCAAGAGGAAGCTTATGCAGGCAACAACAACAAGACTGATCAACAGAATATGGGGGGAATATTATTCAAACTATTCTCCAGAGGATTTGAAAGAGGGAAATGATTGTgatgtaaaagaagaagatgaacttGAGGAACaggatgaaaatgaagatgatgataaagAGGTGGTGGTAGAGAAAACACTAAAACCTTATTCAGTGTTTGAACATTGTAAATCCCATACTTCACAAAAAGAGGTAAGATGGGATGGGAATCCTGTAAGAAAAATATCTTCTGGAGAAGACATTTACAAGCAAGCCATTGTTTGTGGACAGGTCATTGTGGTGGGGGCTGCTGTCTTAGTGGAGGTTGATGAACCAGATGAACTTCCTGCCATTTATTTTGTGGAGTACATGTTTGAAACAAGAAATGGAAGTAAAATGTTTCACGGGAGAATGATGAAGTGGGGATCTGAGACAGTTCTTGGTAACACTGCCAATGATAGAGAGGTTTTCTTAACAAATGAATGCATGAATTATAAACTACAGGATGTTAAGCAAACAATAATTCTGGAAGTTCGAAAAAGGCCTTGGGGACATCATCACAGGAAAGATAATGCCAATGCTGATAGAATTGATAGGGAAAAGGcagaagagaggaaaaagaaaggatTGCCACTAGAATATTACTGTAAAAGCTTGTACTGGCCAGAAAGGGGTGCTTTCTTCACTCTTCCATTTGATACTATGGGTCTTGGCTCTGGTGTCTGCCACTCTTGTAACTTAAAAATATCTGAAGAAGACAAGAATATTTCCAAAGTGAATTCTTCTCAAACAGGATTTTCATACAAGGGAACTGAGTACTCAGTCCATGATTTTGTCTATGTGAGCCCTCATCAATTTGCCGTGGAAAGTGGGGAGACTGAAACTTTTAAGGGTGGAAGGAATGTTGGATTGAAGCCTTATGCTGTGTGCCAGTTATTGGAAGTTGTTCCAATGGAAACAAAACAATCTGAAACAAGATCCACTGAGGTCAAAGTTCAAAGATTTTTCAGACCAGATGATATTTCACCTGAAAAGGCATATTGTTCTGATATTCGTGAG ATATATTATAGTGAAGAAACACATCTTTTATCTGTTGAGGTGATTGAAGGGAAATGTGAAGtcagaaagaaaattgatattccCACATGCAGTGCTCCTGCAATCTTTGATCATACCTTCTTCTGCGAGCACATGTATGATCCTTCCAATGGGTCCCTCAAGcag CTACCAGCTCATATCAAATCAAAGTTTTCAGCTGTGAGTAAAGATGGTGATGTTGCAAGtagaaagagaaagggaaagtcTAAAGAAGGAGAAAATGATACAGAAGATGACAAACAATTGGAAGCATCTCCAGAGTACCGTTTGGCCACTTTGGATATTTTTGCTGGTTGTGGTGGCTTGTCTGAGGGATTGCAGCAAGCTG GTGTCTCAACAACCAAGTGGGCTATTGAATATGAAGAGCCTGCTGGGGAAGCATTTAAACTCAATCATGCAGAATCATTAATGTTTATTAATAATTGCAATGTGATCCTCAG GGCTGTGATGGAGAGGTGTGGAGATGCAGATGACTGTATTTCTACTTCTGAGGCTGCTAAAATGGCTTCATCACTTGATGCAAAGGTGATCGATGGTTTGCCATTGCCAGGGCAGGTGGATTTCATCAATGGAGGGCCTCCATGTCAG GGCTTCTCTGGAATGAATAGGTTTAATCAGAGCACTTGGAGTAAAGTTCAATGTGAGATGATCTTAGCATTCTTATCCTTTGCTGATTACTTCCGCCCAAAGTATTTCCTCTTAGAGAATGTGAGGAACTTTGTATCTTTCAATAAAGGACAGACTTTCCGTTTAACTATTGCTTCTCTTCTTCAGATGGGTTATCAG GTGAGATTTGGAATTTTGGAGGCCGGAGCATATGGAGTTTCTCAGTCACGCAAACGTGCCTTTATATGGGCAGCCTCCCCTGAGGAGATACTCCCAGAATGGCCAGAGCCAATGCATGTTTTTGCTGCCCCAGagttaaaaataacattgtcTGAGAAGTCACAATATGCTGCTGTTAGGAGTACTGCTTATGGAGCCCCTTTCCGTGCAATAACTGTCAGAGATACAATTGGTGATCTCCCAGATGTGGCGAATGGTGCTTCTAAGACAAATTTGGAG tATGGAAATGATCCTATCTCTtggtttcaaaagaaaattcgAGGCGACATGGTTGTCTTGACTGACCatatatcaaaagaaatgaatgagcTGAATCTTATTAGATGCAAGAATATCCCAAAGCGGCCAGGTGCTGATTGGCGTGATCTCCCAGATGAAAAG GTCAAATTGTCTACTGGGCAAATGGTTGATTTGATACCATGGTGCCTTCCAAACACAGCTAAACGACATAATCAGTGGAAGGGGCTATTTGGAAGATTGGATTGGGAAGGGAACTTCCCAACATCAATAACAGATCCCCAGCCAATGGGTAAGGTGGGGATGTGCTTTCACCCTGAGCAGGACAGGATTCTTACTGTTCGTGAATGTGCACGATCTCAA GGATTCCCAGATAACTATCAGTTTTTCGGTAACATTCAACACAAGCATCGGCAAATTGGAAATGCTGTTCCTCCTCCTCTAGCATATGCGTTGGGAAGGAAACTTAAGGAAGCACTGGATAGTAAGAGGCAGAAATAG
- the LOC112325061 gene encoding DNA (cytosine-5)-methyltransferase 1 isoform X4 codes for MNGMRKNKKGKQKSSVSNVKKEVPEKNTKGKKRNSPDTNKEEPTGGDGSLKRPKRAAACKDFKEKSVRLHEEKSYVVESKKEQVVDEEILAVRLTQGQEEGRPNRRLIDFVVHDANGNPQPLEMVEVDDMFISGIIMPHEESLDKEKEVHVRCDGFGRIEAWDISGYEDGSPVIWLSTEVADYDCIKPAGGYKKFFDHFFQKALACVEVYKKLSRFSGGNPEFTLDELLAGVVRAMSGNKCFSGAVSIKNFLISQGEFIYHQIIGLDETSTKNDKKFADLPVLVALRDESRNHGNVLIAKAANSGGNLVIGPESVDGAVVNQSNQSSTTVEEDEDAKLARLLQDEEYWQSNMRQKKSRGSVSASNTIYIKINEDEIANDYPLPAFYKHSNEETDEYIAVASDDVIDHPDDLPRRMLHNWSLYNSDSRLISLELLPMKPCEDIDVTIFGSGSMTEDDGSGFCLDDGPDQSSSRGLEAQDDMGLPIFLSAIKEWMIEFGSSMIFISLRTDMAWYRLGKPSKQYASWYKPVLKTVKLARTIITLLKEQSRVSRLSFADVIRKVSEFKKDHHAYISSDLAAVERYVVVHGQIILQLFAEFPDQKIKKCAFVVGLTRMMEERHHTKWVVNKKAIVQKCHSNLNPRAAMDTVASGASKRKLMQATTTRLINRIWGEYYSNYSPEDLKEGNDCDVKEEDELEEQDENEDDDKEVVVEKTLKPYSVFEHCKSHTSQKEVRWDGNPVRKISSGEDIYKQAIVCGQVIVVGAAVLVEVDEPDELPAIYFVEYMFETRNGSKMFHGRMMKWGSETVLGNTANDREVFLTNECMNYKLQDVKQTIILEVRKRPWGHHHRKDNANADRIDREKAEERKKKGLPLEYYCKSLYWPERGAFFTLPFDTMGLGSGVCHSCNLKISEEDKNISKVNSSQTGFSYKGTEYSVHDFVYVSPHQFAVESGETETFKGGRNVGLKPYAVCQLLEVVPMETKQSETRSTEVKVQRFFRPDDISPEKAYCSDIREIYYSEETHLLSVEVIEGKCEVRKKIDIPTCSAPAIFDHTFFCEHMYDPSNGSLKQLPAHIKSKFSAVSKDGDVASRKRKGKSKEGENDTEDDKQLEASPEYRLATLDIFAGCGGLSEGLQQAGVSTTKWAIEYEEPAGEAFKLNHAESLMFINNCNVILRAVMERCGDADDCISTSEAAKMASSLDAKVIDGLPLPGQVDFINGGPPCQGFSGMNRFNQSTWSKVQCEMILAFLSFADYFRPKYFLLENVRNFVSFNKGQTFRLTIASLLQMGYQVRFGILEAGAYGVSQSRKRAFIWAASPEEILPEWPEPMHVFAAPELKITLSEKSQYAAVRSTAYGAPFRAITVRDTIGDLPDVANGASKTNLEYGNDPISWFQKKIRGDMVVLTDHISKEMNELNLIRCKNIPKRPGADWRDLPDEKVKLSTGQMVDLIPWCLPNTAKRHNQWKGLFGRLDWEGNFPTSITDPQPMGKVGMCFHPEQDRILTVRECARSQGFPDNYQFFGNIQHKHRQIGNAVPPPLAYALGRKLKEALDSKRQK; via the exons ATGAATG GTATGAGGAAGAACaaaaaagggaaacaaaaaTCTTCAGTGTCTAATGTAAAGAAAGAAGTGccagaaaaaaacacaaaagggaAGAAGAGAAATTCCCCTGATACCAACAAGGAAGAGCCTACTGGTGGCGATGGTTCACTAAAAAGGCCTAAGAGAGCTGCTGCATGCAAAGATTTCAAGGAGAAATCTGTACGATTGCATGAAGAGAAGTCTTATGTTgttgaatcaaagaaagaacaaGTTGTCGATGAAGAAATTCTAGCTGTTCGTTTGACTCAAGGGCAAGAAGAGGGTCGCCCAAACAGgagattgattgattttgttgTGCATGATGCAAATGGCAACCCACAGCCCTTGGAGATGGTTGAAGTTGATGATATGTTTATCTCTGGCATTATAATGCCTCACGAGGAAAGCCTTGACAAGGAAAAAGAAGTGCATGTTAGGTGTGATGGCTTTGGAAGGATAGAAGCATGGGATATCTCTGGTTATGAAGATGGATCCCCAGTCATTTGGCTTAGTACTGAAGTGGCAGATTATGACTGCATTAAGCCTGCTGGTGGCTACAAGAAGTTCTTTGATCATTTCTTCCAGAAGGCACTTGCTTGTGTTGAAGTCTACAAAAAACTCTCAAGATTCTCTGGAGGAAACCCTGAATTCACCCTTGATGAGTTGCTTGCTGGGGTTGTGCGAGCAATGAGTGGAAATAAGTGTTTCTCTGGTGCAGTATCCATCAAGAATTTCCTCATTTCTCAGGGTGAATTTATTTATCACCAAATAATTGGTTTGGATGAGACTTCCACAAAGAATGATAAGAAATTTGCAGACTTGCCTGTTCTTGTAGCCTTGAGAGATGAAAGTCGCAATCATGGAAATGTTCTGATAGCAAAAGCAGCAAATTCTGGTGGGAACTTGGTGATTGGTCCAGAATCTGTGGATGGTGCTGTTGTGAATCAGTCTAACCAATCCAGTACCACAGTTGAGGAAGACGAGGATGCAAAGTTAGCAAGATTATTGCAGGATGAAGAGTATTGGCAGTCTAATATGAGGCAGAAGAAAAGTCGTGGTTCAGTTTCTGCATCCAACACAATCTACatcaaaattaatgaagatGAGATTGCAAATGACTACCCTCTCCCCGCGTTTTACAAACACTCTAATGAAGAAACCGATGAGTATATAGCTGTTGCAAGTGATGATGTAATTGACCACCCTGATGATCTCCCTAGAAGAATGCTTCATAACTGGTCACTTTATAACTCAGACTCAAGGTTGATTTCTTTGGAGCTTCTTCCAATGAAACCTTGTGAAGACATTGATGTCACCATCTTTGGATCAGGAAGTATGACTGAAGATGACGGAAGCGGATTCTGTCTTGATGATGGTCCTGATCAGTCTTCTTCAAGGGGTTTGGAGGCTCAGGATGACATGGGTTTGCCGATATTTTTGAGTGCGATAAAGGAGTGGATGATTGAGTTTGGatcatcaatgatttttatatcattacgCACGGACATGGCCTG GTATAGACTTGGAAAGCCATCAAAACAATATGCTTCCTGGTATAAGCCAGTCCTAAAAACAGTTAAGCTTGCAAGAACCATCATTACATTGTTGAAGGAGCAAAGTCGAGTATCACGGCTTTCTTTTGCAGATGTAATCCGGAAAGTGTCTGAGTTCAAGAAGGATCATCATGCTTATATTTCTTCTGATCTAGCAGCTGTTGAGAGGTACGTGGTAGTGCATGGACAGATAATACTACAGCTTTTTGCTGAGTTTCCAGATCAGAAGATCAAGAAATGTGCTTTTGTGGTCGGTTTGACTCGTATGATGGAGGAGAGGCACCATACTAAATGGGTAGTGAACAAAAAAGCAATTGTGCAAAAGTGTCATTCCAATTTGAATCCTCGGGCTGCAATGGATACTGTTGCTTCTGGAGCGTCCAAGAGGAAGCTTATGCAGGCAACAACAACAAGACTGATCAACAGAATATGGGGGGAATATTATTCAAACTATTCTCCAGAGGATTTGAAAGAGGGAAATGATTGTgatgtaaaagaagaagatgaacttGAGGAACaggatgaaaatgaagatgatgataaagAGGTGGTGGTAGAGAAAACACTAAAACCTTATTCAGTGTTTGAACATTGTAAATCCCATACTTCACAAAAAGAGGTAAGATGGGATGGGAATCCTGTAAGAAAAATATCTTCTGGAGAAGACATTTACAAGCAAGCCATTGTTTGTGGACAGGTCATTGTGGTGGGGGCTGCTGTCTTAGTGGAGGTTGATGAACCAGATGAACTTCCTGCCATTTATTTTGTGGAGTACATGTTTGAAACAAGAAATGGAAGTAAAATGTTTCACGGGAGAATGATGAAGTGGGGATCTGAGACAGTTCTTGGTAACACTGCCAATGATAGAGAGGTTTTCTTAACAAATGAATGCATGAATTATAAACTACAGGATGTTAAGCAAACAATAATTCTGGAAGTTCGAAAAAGGCCTTGGGGACATCATCACAGGAAAGATAATGCCAATGCTGATAGAATTGATAGGGAAAAGGcagaagagaggaaaaagaaaggatTGCCACTAGAATATTACTGTAAAAGCTTGTACTGGCCAGAAAGGGGTGCTTTCTTCACTCTTCCATTTGATACTATGGGTCTTGGCTCTGGTGTCTGCCACTCTTGTAACTTAAAAATATCTGAAGAAGACAAGAATATTTCCAAAGTGAATTCTTCTCAAACAGGATTTTCATACAAGGGAACTGAGTACTCAGTCCATGATTTTGTCTATGTGAGCCCTCATCAATTTGCCGTGGAAAGTGGGGAGACTGAAACTTTTAAGGGTGGAAGGAATGTTGGATTGAAGCCTTATGCTGTGTGCCAGTTATTGGAAGTTGTTCCAATGGAAACAAAACAATCTGAAACAAGATCCACTGAGGTCAAAGTTCAAAGATTTTTCAGACCAGATGATATTTCACCTGAAAAGGCATATTGTTCTGATATTCGTGAG ATATATTATAGTGAAGAAACACATCTTTTATCTGTTGAGGTGATTGAAGGGAAATGTGAAGtcagaaagaaaattgatattccCACATGCAGTGCTCCTGCAATCTTTGATCATACCTTCTTCTGCGAGCACATGTATGATCCTTCCAATGGGTCCCTCAAGcag CTACCAGCTCATATCAAATCAAAGTTTTCAGCTGTGAGTAAAGATGGTGATGTTGCAAGtagaaagagaaagggaaagtcTAAAGAAGGAGAAAATGATACAGAAGATGACAAACAATTGGAAGCATCTCCAGAGTACCGTTTGGCCACTTTGGATATTTTTGCTGGTTGTGGTGGCTTGTCTGAGGGATTGCAGCAAGCTG GTGTCTCAACAACCAAGTGGGCTATTGAATATGAAGAGCCTGCTGGGGAAGCATTTAAACTCAATCATGCAGAATCATTAATGTTTATTAATAATTGCAATGTGATCCTCAG GGCTGTGATGGAGAGGTGTGGAGATGCAGATGACTGTATTTCTACTTCTGAGGCTGCTAAAATGGCTTCATCACTTGATGCAAAGGTGATCGATGGTTTGCCATTGCCAGGGCAGGTGGATTTCATCAATGGAGGGCCTCCATGTCAG GGCTTCTCTGGAATGAATAGGTTTAATCAGAGCACTTGGAGTAAAGTTCAATGTGAGATGATCTTAGCATTCTTATCCTTTGCTGATTACTTCCGCCCAAAGTATTTCCTCTTAGAGAATGTGAGGAACTTTGTATCTTTCAATAAAGGACAGACTTTCCGTTTAACTATTGCTTCTCTTCTTCAGATGGGTTATCAG GTGAGATTTGGAATTTTGGAGGCCGGAGCATATGGAGTTTCTCAGTCACGCAAACGTGCCTTTATATGGGCAGCCTCCCCTGAGGAGATACTCCCAGAATGGCCAGAGCCAATGCATGTTTTTGCTGCCCCAGagttaaaaataacattgtcTGAGAAGTCACAATATGCTGCTGTTAGGAGTACTGCTTATGGAGCCCCTTTCCGTGCAATAACTGTCAGAGATACAATTGGTGATCTCCCAGATGTGGCGAATGGTGCTTCTAAGACAAATTTGGAG tATGGAAATGATCCTATCTCTtggtttcaaaagaaaattcgAGGCGACATGGTTGTCTTGACTGACCatatatcaaaagaaatgaatgagcTGAATCTTATTAGATGCAAGAATATCCCAAAGCGGCCAGGTGCTGATTGGCGTGATCTCCCAGATGAAAAG GTCAAATTGTCTACTGGGCAAATGGTTGATTTGATACCATGGTGCCTTCCAAACACAGCTAAACGACATAATCAGTGGAAGGGGCTATTTGGAAGATTGGATTGGGAAGGGAACTTCCCAACATCAATAACAGATCCCCAGCCAATGGGTAAGGTGGGGATGTGCTTTCACCCTGAGCAGGACAGGATTCTTACTGTTCGTGAATGTGCACGATCTCAA GGATTCCCAGATAACTATCAGTTTTTCGGTAACATTCAACACAAGCATCGGCAAATTGGAAATGCTGTTCCTCCTCCTCTAGCATATGCGTTGGGAAGGAAACTTAAGGAAGCACTGGATAGTAAGAGGCAGAAATAG